A stretch of Colletotrichum lupini chromosome 2, complete sequence DNA encodes these proteins:
- a CDS encoding PH domain-containing protein: MAEPAASVALAAAATTAQKQTSPAIPVGLNEASLDSPTFRSTAQHFGEHIDNVEKWLDDYVRSTSRVTRDILALEESVNTYLSKIFPPAATADAIVDHDYTLLALRRISDGSKEWWTQIMSTVRKMDTISVDPIRSFVAADLRSFKEVRRVLDHTQRNFDQAMARYMSQSKTKEPSAIREEAFAVYETRKAYLKVSMDFCQLAPQIRFSLDKLLVRVSSDFWKEMKRSRDAAAVSTKWGSEMDRIRGWSREMETTEFVFKRELQIARRDIGESTLQAFKPSRELEDYSASTVQFLGSRGPVSVQPQESSAVVSEKQGWLFLKTLYGKPARSNWVRRWYYCREGIFGWLINGPQGVLQGDEIGVLLCNAKPAVAEDRRFCFEVKTKSQTLVLQAETQNQLTEWLEVFEVAKKRAFEASMDRDSASSPAGADPAFSITPPPLPEFSARSMDAIVAGEEPSGSFDRAGTLPVPGSDGSMAGRASFDVNAGAPRRSITALGRDLGREMVREEGESNRDHAARIIQKLDLHRKATFGAGAEAAGAAGGAPGAGGIAGLIASHGHLPGYPSPPQAGSKNSSTSRLPALDPVQGTLAPLTLARPPAATNLSRTAVMLSVDRSIGSDTTSHMPTSVLANYWGSSPWSTVYGSGPGRPRTPGLLEENPFGIVVREVGKPGEEKPPTPTTGHRKTVSVDAKPSQAHTPFRQPVETFVPGYPPELRIQHLQFRILFPNAPLDEKLVLVFRAAWSSSTGKGSPSHGQGLAGNGRIYITPDNMYFYGQQMGLVVAYAISLDIIAEVTAAPGKECDFIFLHLGEDGNETGYTRITIKIFLDNLQLLHARMNLLIDDLQSEEPMELPELIRALINLEYEDYSKRSPSIESWEEVSSNTPFDDGTHSGRPAKRQSQFGPRLRLAGPGSRQTPKVQVPAHPVIFEPEDMQRMVAERHFEISAKACFHVLFGDKSFVFPKLYFERRAQQIVQGPWALADHGRMRREFQFKFDYKDMIGRPKTVDVVDYQTMDVFQEHVTYVVTHTKTAWHLPHSQDFKLVTKVVITHVAKSKCKLAIYTKVEWSKIPTFSKNLVERQALNDAEGDAEELADVATDQVRKLGPHSRTKRAIQVYGNIGQQTQVVVFSPADAAASKKQLIKPRTLTAMLLETLRSFGESAVTSLIMWAIAVVKTFFSVVTAHRLILLVLAVSAFTNIALTSKESSTWWTERRAAKFMTRLGVGPNVMMSKAIYMADLGEATGAVGHNNSWPTDSACFTTFQLVANATDLDSPYEDAGSTLSSATSRATARRLRRTRQRLGSYRHDLLVAMRIVNSIEREMVQSEWENWLSDETMRCEKLKTILEEDGGSAKSKRGGGGSGQKVLTSSIDEGKKEALREWYDTYCGSSYRGL; the protein is encoded by the exons ATGGCTGAGCCCGCGGCGTCTGTCGCTTTGGCTGCTGCTGCAACAACGGCGCAAAAGCAAACAAGTCCTGCGATTCCCGTCGGCCTCAACGAGGCATCCCTCGATTCTCCTACCTTCCGATCCACTGCGCAGCACTTCGGAGAGCACATCGACAATGTCGAGAAATGGCTTGACGACTATGTCAGGTCTACGTCTCGCGTCACCCGTGACATCCTAGCCCTCGAAGAAAGCGTCAACACCTACCTGTCCAAGATCTTCCCAcccgccgccaccgccgaTGCCATCGTCGATCACGACTACACTCTTCTCGCTCTGCGCCGGATAAGCGATGGCTCAAAGGAATGGTGGACTCAGATTATGTCAACAGTGCGGAAAATGGACACCATATCTGTTGACCCCATCCGCTCCTTCGTCGCCGCCGACCTGCGCTCTTTCAAGGAAGTCAGGAGAGTTCTGGACCATACCCAGAGGAACTTTGATCAAGCCATGGCTCGGTACATGAGCCAGTCAAAGACAAAGGAGCCGTCTGCTATCAGAGAGGAAGCGTTCGCCGTGTACGAGACCCGCAAGGCATATCTCAAGGTCTCCATGGACTTCTGCCAGCTTGCGCCTCAGATTCGCTTCAGCCTGGACAAGTTGCTTGTACGTGTCAGCTCCGACTTTTGGAAGGAAATGAAGCGGTCGCGCGACGCCGCTGCCGTATCGACAAAGTGGGGTTCCGAGATGGATCGCATCCGTGGCTGGTCTCGTGAGATGGAAACCACAGAGTTTGTGTTCAAGAGAGAACTACAAATTGCGCGCCGCGATATCGGCGAAAGCACACTGCAAGCATTCAAGCCATCCCGGGAGCTGGAGGATTACAGTGCGTCCACAGTTCAGTTTCTGGGGTCCAGAGGTCCGGTCAGCGTCCAGCCACAAGAAAGTTCCGCCGTTGTCTCGGAGAAGCAGGGTTGGCTCTTCCTCAAGACCCTTTACGGCAAGCCAGCCAGGTCGAACTGGGTCCGTCGTTGGTACTATTGCCGAGAAGGTATTTTTGGCTGGCTGATCAATGGGCCCCAAGGTGTTCTGCAAGGTGACGAGATTGGTGTTCTTTTGTGCAATGCCAAACCTGCCGTTGCCGAGGATCGCAGATTCTGCTTCGAAGTCAAGACAAAGAGCCAGACCTTGGTTCTTCAGGCAGAGACTCAGAACCAGCTGACTGAGTGGCTGGAGGTCTTTGAGGTGGCCAAGAAGAGAGCATTCGAGGCCAGCATGGACAGAGACAGCGCCTCTTCACCCGCCGGTGCCGATCCCGCTTTCTCCATCACGCCGCCACCACTTCCCGAGTTCTCAGCAAGGTCCATGGACGCCATCGTGGCTGGCGAGGAGCCTTCCGGTAGCTTTGACCGGGCTGGCACTCTTCCGGTTCCTGGTTCGGACGGCAGCATGGCTGGCCGTGCCAGCTTCGACGTAAACGCTGGTGCACCGCGTCGGTCCATTACTGCTCTTGGGCGTGACCTAGGCCGAGAGATGGTGCGTGAGGAAGGAGAAAGCAATCGCGATCATGCAGCGAGGATCATCCAGAAGCTAGATCTTCACCGAAAAGCGACCTTTGGTGCGGGTGCCGAAGCTGCGGGGGCTGCTGGCGGTGCGCCCGGCGCTGGCGGCATCGCGGGCTTGATAGCAAGCCACGGCCATCTTCCCGGATACCCTTCCCCCCCACAAGCTGGGTCGAAGAACTCGTCCACTTCAAGATTACCTGCCCTGGACCCAGTTCAAGGAACCTTGGCTCCTTTGACGCTGGCAAGGCCACCCGCAGCAACAAACCTCAGCCGAACGGCTGTGATGCTTTCAGTCGACAGAAGTATAGGGTCGGACACTACGAGCCACATGCCTACTTCGGTTCTCGCCAACTACTGGGGAAGTAGCCCTTGGAGCACTGTCTACGGGTCTGGCCCAGGCCGTCCTCGCACCCCTGGCCTGCTGGAAGAAAATCCATTCGGAATAGTAGTCCGAGAGGTGGGCAAGCCTGGTGAAGAGAAGCCTCCAACTCCTACCACTGGCCACAGGAAGACTGTCAGTGTCGATGCAAAACCCAGCCAAGCCCACACCCCATTCAGACAGCCCGTGGAGACCTTTGTTCCAGGATACCCTCCAGAGTTAAGAATCCAGCATCTCCAATTCCGGATTCTGTTCCCGAATGCTCCACTGGACGAGAAGCTTGTCCTCGTTTTCCGCGCCGCCTGGTCGAGCTCGACAGGCAAGGGCTCACCCTCTCACGGCCAGGGGCTGGCGGGCAACGGCCGTATCTATATCACTCCGGACAACATGTACTTTTATGGACAACAAATGGGCCTTGTAGTTGCATATGCCATTAGTCTCGACATAATAGCCGAGGTCACAGCTGCGCCCGGTAAGGAATGCGACTTCATTTTCCTTCACCTCGGTGAGGATGGCAATGAGACGGGCTACACTAGAATCACCATCAAGATTTTCCTGGACAATCTCCAGCTCCTTCATGCGAGAATGAACCTTCTCATCGACGACTTACAATCTGAGGAGCCAATGGAGTTGCCAGAGCTCATTCGGGCACTGATTAATCTGGAATACGAGGACTACAGCAAACGTAGCCCAAGCATTGAAAGCTGGGAAGAGGTCTCGTCAAATACGCCGTTCGATGACGGCACGCATTCTGGGCGCCCGGCTAAGCGCCAGAGCCAGTTTGGACCAAGACTCCGCTTAGCAGGGCCTGGTTCGAGGCAGACCCCCAAAGTGCAGGTACCCGCTCATCCTGTAATTTTCGAACCCGAAGACATGCAGAGAATGGTTGCAGAGCGGCACTTTGAGATTAGTGCCAAGGCCTGCTTCCATGTGCTCTTTGGCGACAAGAGCTTTGTCTTCCCCAAGCTCTACTTTGAGCGGAGAGCTCAACAGATCGTCCAAGGGCCCTGGGCGCTCGCAGATCATGGCCGAATGAGGCGAGAGTTCCAGTTCAAATTCGACTACAAGGATATGATCGGTCGACCCAAGACCGTGGACGTTGTCGACTACCAGACCATGGATGTCTTTCAAGAACACGTAACGTATGTTGTGACACACACCAAGACGGCATGGCATCTTCCCCATTCTCAAGACTTCAAGTTGGTGACCAAGGTTGTCATCACTCACGTGGCCAAGTCAAAGTGTAAGTTGGCCATCTACACAAAGGTGGAATGGTCCAAGATACCCACGTTTTCGAAGAACTTGGTCGAGCGTCAGGCCCTAAATGACGCCGAGGGCGATGCGGAAGAGCTTGCAGACGTCGCGACGGACCAGGTGCGCAAGCTTGGCCCACACAGCCGGACCAAGAGGGCAATCCAGGTGTACGGAAACATTGGGCAACAGACGCAAGTCGTTGTCTTTTCCCCGGCCGACGCGGCCGCGTCAAAGAAGCAGCTCATCAAGCCGCGGACACTGACAGCCATGCTCCTGGAAACGCTGCGCTCCTTTGGCGAGAGTGCGGTGACGTCGCTCATCATGTGGGCCATCGCCGTGGTGAAGACTTTCTTCAGCGTGGTCACGGCTCATAGACTCATCCTTCTTGTCCTGGCCGTCAGCGCGTTCACGAACATTGCCTTGACGTCCAAAGAAAGCTCGACCTGGTGGACGGAGAGGCGAGCAGCCAAGTTTATGACGCGGCTCGGCGTCGGCCCGAACGTGATGATGAGCAAGGCCATCTACATGGCAGATCTGGGCGAGGCAACGGGTGCGGTTGGCCATAACAACAGTTGGCCTACCGATAGTGCCTG CTTCACTACGTTCCAACTTGTTGCCAACGCCACCGACCTTGACAGCCCCTACGAAGACGCCGGGTCGACGCTATCATCAGCGACGAGCCGAGCGACCGCGCGCCGGCTGCGCCGGACCCGACAGCGTCTCGGATCGTATCGACACGATCTCCTCGTCGCGATGCGCATCGTCAACAGCATCGAGCGGGAGATGGTGCAGTCAGAGTGGGAGAATTGGCTCTCTGACGAGACGATGCGGTGCGAGAAGCTCAAGACTATTTTGGAGGAGGATGGCGGTTCTGCTAAGAGTAAGCGCGGCGGTGGTGGCAGTGGCCAGAAGGTCTTGACGTCGAGTATTGACGAAGGCAAGAAGGAGGCGCTGCGGGAGTGGTACGATACATATTGCGGGAGCT CGTATCGAGGCTTGTAG